CAGGAGCCGTTATTAAAATGTGTTAATGGGTTTTTCACATCAATctttaatctttattattttgaagACTGGCGAAGCTTATTTTATGTCATATTTCTGGTTATTTATAGGTATTATTATCCGACGCCTACATAGTAACTAAAAGTCCATCGATTGACAACGGGGTTGTATTAAAGGGGtgtactgaaaatcagcgctatGTCAGTCAGGGCAGCCTATGGAACCCTAACTCACAGCATACGCTGAGTACATCCCTTTTGCCACAGCAAATGTTAGTGTTTAAgtctagtttttttatattaattaagtcTTCGTTGTACTAtgtgttgtggcaataaatgatatcttatcttatcttatcttaaaataaaataagtagtttTTACCTTTATCTACATGCGGCGTGTCTTTGCGCGGCGGCCGCGAGGGCGGCGGTACCGTCAGCGCGCGCGGGTCAGGCGTGGTGGTTGGCGGAGACGAAGCTGAACAAATAGGAAATAAGTTAAGTACCAATAAATATATTGCTTCATACTTGAAGAACAAATCACTTACTGTATAGACGTATCGTCCCATCAGATTCTCCTCGTGGATTCTTGGCTACGCATTTATAGGTTCCGTAATCTTCTGTTACGATATTTCTGATTAACAGCCTCATATGTGTCTTGTATGCTGGCGCGCCAAGAGTATTTTCCATATGATACTTGGAACTCTCATGAATCATGTACCCGTCATCTCGAGTCCAGTAATTCAGAGAGGTGGGGTGCGCTTCGGTGAAGCATTCCAGTGTCACGTTGTAATAGAGAGGAGCGCCGACTAGTTGGTGCGGAATCCACAACATTGGAGgaactagaaaaaaaatacaaatatgaaGAAGGTATagttaacaaattaaaaatttcatcatcatcatcatcccagcctatatacgtcccactgctgggcacaggcctcctctcagaacaagagggcttgggccatagttcccacgcgggcccagtgcaaattgcagcttttttttttttgcttcgcaggtttgtgcaggtttcctcacgatgttttccttcaccgaaaaaaaataattaaaaatttaattattatcaattatttacagtaaaaaaaacttacaatcaACGCTGACTTTAACTCTCTTGGATACAGTAGGCGGTACCCCGTTACTAGCGATGCAAAGATAAGCACCCATGTCCAGTCGAGAAATACGTGCCATCTCCAACACTTCACCTTCCCACTCGGACACTGAAAAAATGCGAAAGACAAGGGTTCTGGTCATTTAACGAGAACACCTCAAGAGCAATCTGTTTTAATTACAGCTTAATTTAAAGTCTGACCAGAATGGCCCTTAGTGATGGAGATTTTGGAGTTGTCGTCCCGCTTCCACTTGATGGTCGGCTTGGGGGAGCCATTAGCGCGGCACGTCAGCGTGACGTTGGCGCCTTCGCGAACGATCACGTCGCTCGAGCTTAGCGAGTCATCTATGGTCGGCGGAACTGTAAACAATACGGAAAGTATTCCACAACCATGTTcttgattttaacgaagctcgatattttggcacagttgcatgcgccatgatcacgagacgactggagaattgcgggtatgcaggtataacataaaattagtaatgaccgcgatagtctaaaatattgtgtctTTAATAGTACAGTGtatggtaaataaggaattacgaccgagagtctattagaagcccgaggTCAAAGACGAGGACTTTAATAAGTCGTTATTCGTAATTCCAGTAGGTAATACCGCTCGTACTCATatgaaatacaatattttaaaaccaCATTTGTgactaaatacataaaaatatttatttataagacagcaaatattatttttaaataaccttaccaacttagaaaattttaaaaactcccgacattgtcatttcaaagttcaatctcAAAAACGTCGAAATCAATTCTAAtgatattcgactggatggcaaacgagcaagtgggccttgtctatgggcggtggtctTACCATCAGTTAagaccaccgcccatagacaactgcaacaccagggtattgcagatgcgttgccgacctagaggtctaagatggaaTACCATAAAATGATACCTACACAGCTGAAATCCACGGCAAGGAAATTCGTTTTCACACAAAATTTTAACAagaaatggaaccgactacaaaaaccttgaaaatatttttctaggtacgtacgtaggagtggaacaatagtcttctacctcacctacatactatatgttGGGCTTCGACCACTCCTGAtgggtcgtgctgaggcaccgacttcaagctagtaggtGTAGGCCTacctagaaaattattttcaatgtttttgcAGTCAGTTccatatttagtaaaaaaaaaatttttttggtgtCGGTTTTGCTTTTTTTAGTTCATAGTTCATAGtatcacagacagacaaacactgGCGTTAAACTTATAAGGGGTATTGTAAGTTTGAcgtcgattattttttatttttaaccgatttcaaaaaaaaagaggaagttatctattcggttgtatttttttttatatcaaaactccttcatttatgaaccgatttgaaaaatttttttttcgttcgtttagaaatgtcttcaattaggtaaCGGAGATTCTAAAAAGTAGTCAGTTCAGTAGTCAGTCGGgtagtgaagcaccaggactcctaaATAATCAACGTCTCTGCCTCgtaaaagcaatctttcgtaaaaggtgacaagCAGTTGACatcaaactattgtatcttaagattggttttttggaatctttttgtattttttatttcaattccaaatttttacttttacggtcatcccgtaaaatataaattgaagatacaaactgaaatatagatgcacaaaaaaaaccagaaaaataagaccatcactgagaatcgaacccaggtcccagGTGATggttttgaccatcagtggtgtaggggtatagcacgcggtacggattaccgaggacctgggttcgattcccagtgatggtcttatttttctggtttttctgtgcatctatatttcagtttgtattttcaatttattgtatcttagattatttacactaaaaagcgtgaaaaaaatataaaaaatgtattcgcTGGTTCGTGCTatggcaccgacttcagactagtaaaaaaatattttcatggttttttgtgttttttgtagtcggttcaatttatttaagtatgcaattttttttgataCTCTCGGTTATTCTTGAACGTCATTTGAGTGCCTTACCGACGACATGCAAGTATCCGAACTGCGTCTTGGCCGTGACAGTGTTGATCTGGCACATGTATCTGCCGCGGTCCTCTTCGCGCACGTCCGAGATATGCAGGAACCAGGTGCGGTGCTTGTCGTGCGTCACGCTCACTCGCGGGTTGCGCGTGATCACGTGGTTATGCACCGTTAGGATCGCAGACTGCTCGAAGTGCATCCATGCTACCTGTAAATTGTCTTtgtgttaattttcttttcggcaagcgcagcgaaAGACCTCcaacaacgagatggacggatgacctggttgaagGCGCgcgcgggtttacggtggatgcaagccgcttctaaccgaagcaactgaagtctatgggggaggcatgccgaacagtggacgtcctacggctgagatgatgatgatgatgaaattttctTAATGTACATTACTAAACTGTTactgtattgtaaatattatggTAATTGCTAGCTGGTGCCCACGACTACGTCTGCGAGAAATTCGTTAAAATTTGTTAGGGATATTTGCTTATTCACACTTatatcaagtcaatccgatcaatAGAACAGAGTGTAATTCGACTTTCACAAATCGCACCTTTGCGATAAAACTGTGACATCTGTAAAATTGCAACTAAAGAtagcacagttttgtcgcaaataaacgaaatatacaataatttcaaattaaataaaaactcgctacttgcatccgCACCGGTTCGCAACTttcacgatatcgtcagtccatctgGCGGGAGGCCTGCCACGCTTCGTCtcccggttcgtggtcgccactagaggacttttctcccccaacggttatctgttcttcgagcgatgtggcccgcccattgtcccttcaacttgcatatttttccagctatatcggtgactttagttcttcgacgaatttccgtattccggattctatcgcgcaaagaaactccaagcatagctctctccatagctcgttgcgtgactctgagcctctaaaaggccaacagtcaaggaccacttCTCAACATGGTTAGGTAAGCCAGAGGAGTTCTTTTCGCTACAGAGCTATCTCTTGCAGGCAACctttgaaaacaaaaagaagaaaaaaacagaTTTCACTACCTACTTCTTTTTTAGCTATCCACCAGGATTTATTTACGTGTCGATTATGAAGAACCCGATGACACACAATGTTATGTGATGTTGTAAATACGATAAAGTGTTAATAAAAGGACGTTCTTGAATCGTCGTCACTTCATCGTGAACATGACACGTCACATGATATTAAAAATGTGGCGATACCCTTCAAGCAGGAGGGGACGCGGCGCGCGGTGGAGGGAATGCGGTGCCTTCAATAATTTCCAATCGTTCACCAATTTGACGAGTGACGTAACGGAAATTAAAGAAAATGTCCCCCATTCTTGACTACAGGTCTTATtaaaaacgagaaaaaaaaacggtcccGATGTAAAAATAAGATTTCGacttctaaatattttttcttcgtGTTCGAACAcgcaattaaattgaattaaatgttGAAAGGTGATTTTAACGCTTGGGTTCAGCAGTTTGTAAGTGTGATAACTAAAGATAAACATAATGCCTTCactgatatttaaataaaaacaataaaggaACTTCTGAACTTGAACGTTTACGAGTGTTGGAGGGCGAGCGCGAGCGCGACATCTGTGTAATTGCACGGAGCTGCCATCGCGTCCCCGCTTCACACCAATTTCCGCAGCATTAAGCGCTTAAAATGCATTTTACAGAGATTGTTATGCTTCCAACAATCCTGCTACTTTAATCTACGCTCTGGAATGATTCAAACTTAATTATTCAGGTGAAATTCATCCCGTAACACTAAAGATATCGTGCTCTGTGATCGAGACCCGCTATTGGTTATTATGAAAACTTTTCGTATCTTTGAAGTACAAAGTCCATCTTAATAAGCTATTAAGGCAAAAATTAAGTTGGTTTCAGAAGAAAATGCCTTAAGTTTCAGAAGTTCGACGCGCATCCTTTATCTCTTAATCCAGCTCTAAGTTTGATTCATGggtaggttagttctttttatcAAGATTGCGAAGGCAATATAGGGGGAAGTTTGGGAGCTGAAACTCGTGCCGGGTCACATCTTACCTATCTTAAGTGATGCGGCTCTCAGCCGCTGTCTAATTTATAATGGACTTGAGGAAACTTTGCCCATTTTATTATGCAATGGGACGGTAACCCCTCTAATGACGGCGGCCTGACTCGCCGGCGTAACCTGAGCCTCCCAAGATATTAAAGAATGcttaaattatgaaataatttaCATGAAATACACGTCATATTACgttaaactttaaattgcatCTATctcttttgtataaaaatgtaggGATTACAGCCTTTTACATTGTAATACTGCAACCACATCGTGCAATGCAGTTACGTCTGCAGTGTGTAGTAAGTATATGTTTTCATGCAAAATGCAATTCCTCAAAAAAAATTGTCGCTGAAAATGTAAGGTTTCATATTCCGCAcctgaatatttcgcaaagtcTGGTCATTAGACAAGACCCAAGACGTAGAAAGCATTGACACCGGCGTCGCGGGCCGCTCCGCCCGGATGTAAATCAGATCTGCGTAATTGTGGCCGGCGTAATCTAATCGCCGCGGTATGTCGGCTTGTCCGTCTGCGGCACTGATTCAATTACGCCCCCGCGCCCTGTTGTCCCCACCTGGATCGACAACTTTCCTGATATCGCTATATCAATATTgacaatttataattaataccaTGTTCCATGGTCAGATAACAGTAGTTATGTAAGTACTCATGAGGCGTTGCGTGATGATTGAGGTGCGAATGTCATTTAGGTACTACCTGTACCTATATAGAAGCAATCCGGATTGTTTTACTAAAAagcaaatgttttatttttccattaagGCAACATACATAGGTAGTTGTACGTATAATTGCATTACAGCGCAAAGGAATATTTCAGAAAGTTTCCCGTGATTGTTTCAACAATTAAGATAATATTAAAGAGGAATCAAAATTTTATAAGCGGTTGAGAGATAAGCGTTGAGTGTTGAACTTTGGAAAGTTTTGCGCATGGCGGGTCGGTGCGAAATGTTTTGTAATAACCCAACTTTCCAGGAATTTGGattataaaattacttacttacgaGAAGTGCGAAATTAAACAACGAAACTGGTTTTATTACGTTTAGTTTAGGAGAGCTGTGTTTAACTGTCTAAGTTTTCTGAGAAGCGATTTGGAAAATGAATTTCAGATGAGAAACAAAATAAGATAATAGTTTACAGTTTGAGGTATCACTTTCAATGGTTTATTGCCTACGGGTAATGAATGATAGATACATCGCTTTTAAATTGGGAAGATACCTAGTTCTTGTCTCAGTTTCAACGTCACTTTAATTCCGCCAGCATGAAAGTAGAAGTCAGTCATTTTTAAGCCCGTTAAAAATGTAAATCGCAAAAGCAAAGTGGATAACGAGGCAGGCTGAGGCAAATCTGATATTTAATAGCCGCAGCGGCGACTAATCTTGTTCGTTGGAGATCCTAAGTGAGTTAGTCTCGACGTCACCTCGGAAGAAAGTATCATCGTCTCGGGTGTCCAACTACGTATACGTATAAGTTAGACGTCGTATTTACAAATTCTACAAATACATATAAGCTGTAGGCTGCAGTACATACCTACGTATTTCAATTTTTCTGCTTGGGAGTGAAATTCCATACCACTACAAGTGACTTTGTAGCAAATTGCTACTAGCAATTTCAAACTATTGACTGAAGTAACCATCTAAAAGATCACGTACGGACCACAAAATGTTTAAAGTTTTGAAAGTTAAACATCTTACCGTGTCGTAGCTTAACTGGGCCACGAGATTGACGCGCACCGACGGTTCTATGCTAAACTTTGACAGAGGCGGCTATTAACTCGTTATCTTTTAACCACCTTTAATTTAGGCCGTTCTTTCTTTTTATCTTAATTGTTGAGGCATTTAGAAGGCGAAGTTGAAGTTTGGTCGTCGGTAGCGCCCGGGCGGCGGGGTCCCTCAGGATATGCCTGGAAGGCGTCGTTTGATTTATAATGGACTCGCCGCGAACTTTGCCCATTCTGCCGCGCTCCGCACCGAACCTCTTTAACGACGGACTCGTCGGTCGTCGCCGCAGGAGATGATTCGTGGACGTGTTACGACAGATTTAATTATGGAACGTTTAGGAGTGGTTCGTCTTATTATATTCATACTTTATACTATGAGGGTTTATCAAGATAAGGTGTGCGGAGGGAAAACACATTTTATATTATGATATGAATTTCCTTGTCGTGTGCGTCGTCGGTCGACACTTCTGCGACATATAATTCAGTCATTTAAGGAATGAGAAGGGGTCAATCTaggaatgagagataataagctggaaactcgtatacagcttcattaaggtgtcctaaatgttgtctcaaaagtTACATTTAATCTCGTGTCCGCGTCGTAAGTTATTCAAGGTCAAATGTCAAGAAAGTCAGTTTTTCGCGATTATCTCCGTTTCTATAGCTCCAGTGATGTTAACACTTATTACAAAATTGTAGAGCATAACATTTGGAACAAATTTTCGTACGTCccaccgtttttgagatagagAGCAGAGAGCCCGCAGCGCTCAGCCATACTGACTGATACAAGGTCAACCGTGAATCTCAGTGAATAAAACCTTGTTTACAGTTTTAAGTCATTGaaatatcattaataataaattatttatttgatgattGCAATGTTCGTAGTGAGTCTCCTTATATAACCGGATTAATAATGTCAGTTTATACGAGTACAATAGATTTATTTGCTATATTAACTTACCTACATACGTAGCTACAACAAAAGCAGTGGTATTAGCCTAATGGTTTGGCCtgtggtctctcaagcagagggtggTATGGGTACGAGCCCAGGCTcacacctcttgagtttttcggaatattatgcgaaattttgtgtatgtttgttactccttcacgctaaaacggttggacggatttggatgtttggtatgtagatagctggacatctggaataacacataagttactttttattccgatattcccacgggatagggataaaatctcgaaataacaaccactgggcttagagtcatgaaatttggtacgtatttAGATTTAGGTACGTAcctgcacgtctggaataacacataggcaactttttatcgCGGTATtcacacgggatagggataaaatcttgaaatttcaaccgctgggcttagattcTTGATATTtaggacagttgttcttaatacaacctcaatgaagaccacgatatacattttgggaattcccaaaggAATTTTATAatatctcggaatttcaattgtaccagatcgaatagtttacgcgtgcgaagccgcgggtaaactctagttaaacattaaaatgatttttcgcaATGCTGAATTTTATTATAGTCTATCCAATCCAATATACAGTCATCATGACTGATTATTCATAATATACTTACCTCCTTAACGCAAAAACATTCTAATAAAACGCAAATATTAAAAAGGGAAATAAATGtcattaatgttttatttagtcGTATGACATAAAAAATGAAAGCTTGTTCAGAAAAATACATCAAAGCTTGGAGATATAAACGGTCGCCAAACTACTTAccatccgtgagctcttagaaaaaccttcgggtttcgggggaaatcggattCGTGTTGAGAAAATGATAATTGTCTTTTtaacttagtagcaatccatcacgcggagagtgcactcgttgtgttttcattcatttatatagaacagttaaaaccaccacttacatatttatttagtttttaataacaaactaaataataattcagaaattgatttccatggggAGTCAATTTAAACAgagtatttctgtaaatagccaatcatgggaaattgtttataatgtatacctataaatattttgtaaagaagctgaaagtttcaagaaaagtgttgatcgtaaatattaAGGTTCAaaaccgagttatagaagcaacggggatttcgaaaagtacgttaaaaaatattaaacgaaagcagaccaaaaaaattcatttgatatacccaagagaagtagatacagtataacaacagctctatataattccaaataaaagtagtgaatttaggcggggtgttctctatttatATTAACGATGGAAGTATTctaaaatgctgattttgttttattggtatcatgacaaaaagtcatattgtattaaaattagaacaaGATAaggaagcgtaatattattacagtaaggtttattttgtactggtggttattctttacaaaaaaaattcggTAACttcgaaaagttttgcaagtttataacagaacagaaccgcatatcacgatcacGTACcgtgtcatcgtcaatacccgaagaatgcttctaaaatccgaaggtttttttaagagctcacggagtgtaagAGGTTTCGCCTTCATCTTATATACAAGTCCGTCGAGCGGTGGTACCTTGCCCCACgattctttttaattaatttccatgttttgttattattttaataatagttatGTTACAAAACAATTTACATTTCTTATTTCTGTTGTATTCGAGGTCTATCCACAATAACACAATAGAAGTTACGAGTGAACGTGTCTTACGTTAGAAACATTCcattccatccatcccagcctatatacgtcccactgctgggcacaggcctcctctcagaacaagaaacattaattataataatcctTTTATCGAAGCGACTAACGGCACTTTTTAGAGACGCCCCCGTGACTTCGTTGTGGATACATCTTATTGAAAATAGAATAAGGATATAATACTCTTTAGTTTAGGTTAGATTTATTAtataacaattttgaacaaTCAATGGattcaaagaaaaataattatgtcacacaattacattatgactttcaacaattatgctAGCCGATATGGAACCTTCACAGTCAAACACTCTTAATAGGGTGTTTGTATGTCAGTTTATCGCTTATGAGATGACTAAAACAATTAACGAATAATTaaccaccaaaaacattctgtaaaaaactagccaagtctcgatggagctgcttgtttatctctaaaaagtaatgaaatctagacaaagtcgtgccaagtctaaggttccttactgcgatttctttattattatagttaatgttgtgtgacttggaCGTTGACTTGTACCTACTCATACCTactcacgtataaagaatgttgagtcttaagtcttatccagtaaatgttgagactcaatacgcggacaatttaaagaaatcgcagtaagtaACCTTTGACTTGGCACGattttgtctagatttcattatttttttttagagataaacaagcagctccatcgagacttggctagttttttacagaatgtttttgatGGGACTCTGGATAAGACTAGACtgaacattctttatacgttagtgggtacaagtcaacggccaagtcacacaacattaactataataataaagaaatcgcagtaaggaaccttagacttggcacgactttgtctagatttcattactttttagagataaacaagcagctccatcgagacttggctagttttttacagaatgtttttggtgggatttcacttctttttgtagaaaatttgtaaaggcggtatgtcgatctctaatagtttggttgaactcttgtgttttctaatcagggtcaccatgtactccagatcttcgattatcctagtttttatagttttcccttTATTTGGCCATTAAAACctaactctgtaccaaatttcagctctctgagtttatgggaagtactagttctattttgatgatcatgagtgaatgagtgagtgagtgtcataaatgcgaaactttgctttcgcttaacttcggaactaaatgacctacagacttgaaattttggattttaagtatgttttgGTATTTTAAGTATGCGATTATAGCTTATtggatgacgaaaatttctgcgttctggtcttatccagaggttctcaaataggggcctgaaaatgcggcgaaatggttccagtaaaggatggtatggcagtgtttgcttcgcggtcgacttggcgggggcactgccgtgcccgcAGATTATTTTTGGAAATTGACTTTTTGGACCGAGCGCCGTCGGCAGATATTGCGAATATTGTAACGCTTGTGCGTCGCTTCCAGTCGCATATGCatgcatgtacatatttttCGTATCTACAATTTTATAGATTTTAACCAGTATTTTTCAGAAACTTTGTATCGTTAAAGATTTTAAGCCCTTTCAATAGAATAATGAACACCTAATGGCAACATCAACTACGGCTAAATGCAACGTCGCAGATAGAAATGAGCGAACATCTTGCAGGAGACGGCTTAGCTTACTTCCACTAAAAGCCCACTTAGAGATCTCTTCGGGAACGGATTCGAGCCGAGGGCTCTCCAACTTTTCGCGGAATCTTTGGCCAATAAGTTATTTCGAGGTCGACGTGAGTAGTGTCGCACGGAAATGCTTTGGCAACTTCAATAAGTATTAATGCAAGTACTTGCGTACAATCGCTCtaaatagtaagtatataacataatacaaatgtttagtCTCTAATCTAATGAATATCAAAGTTTATGTTTGTGAAATTCTCAATTAAGTATTCCCATTTGAATTTCGTATGCAATTGTGATCATTCCGAATTGGCGTTCGTTGCAATAAGGGCCCTCGGTAACCCGGCGGTGGGTTCAGGCAGCTCAGCCGGCATGCGGCGCGGGCATAACATCGCTGCTACTCGTTGTGGCATGTTATTGCAAACCCACATACGTGATACTGCCGACTATCTGACATTTCATGCCGATGAACCGACTACGTGCGCATTCTTCCCGGCATACGTATAAAATACCAAATTCGGTACAAATGTATTGCGGTGTAATTGCAGCAATATTTGCGCTGCAATCACCGTTTTCCGGAATTAAGTAAGAGCTATCGATAACAGTAGGTGACAATATTTTGTACtgttagtacctactaaatttatATTCAAGTCATGGCACATAAAAAGTTAAGCATACTTTTTGCGACAACCATCACTAGAAACACTATTTCGCAAAATCCACGACGATAAAAATACTGCCATAAATTCTGCGGAGCGGAGGGCATTTTGTTTTTCATCGCAATATTTTCACAAGtcaataattttatataaagacGGACGAAGAGGCAAATCTTTTTAACCGATGCGGGAAACTAATGGCACAGGCGAGGCTTTCGAGAAAATCCGCTTCTTGTTGTCAATACAGGGCAACGGTGACGGCTCCCTCCGTTAAGCCTTTATTTCAGAAGTAAGAGAACACTATCTGCGCTTTTATTGCGACCGCAGCGCCCCGACCCGAACCGTCGAGCGCTACAAGCGTAAgtaaatgcaataaaaaataaaagtctcTTAAAGAGAAATCGATGCAGACCATGCGGATGTTTTCTATTCCTTATACGAACGTATATTTACTTAGTTGCAACCATAATTTACAGACCGAGAACTTAgatccattattattattattctaaatacAAACTAGTATGCAGTAGATAAGGTGTTTGAGTAAAATTACTTCGTAGAAAAACAATTGAGCTGAGAGCGTACTTGCTGTCTATATTAAAGCGTAGAGCttgctacggcgtagcaccGGTGAAACAATAACAAGATAAAACGTGTAGAGTGCCGGAGCTGACGTTGATCAACGATACTTTCAAGTTAAGCCCTAAGCGCTTTCATGA
Above is a window of Choristoneura fumiferana chromosome 18, NRCan_CFum_1, whole genome shotgun sequence DNA encoding:
- the LOC141438012 gene encoding lachesin-like, which codes for MGCRGHAMVLRGRVRARVTRCAWACALLAAVAAHADVDTSTGLGDNTLTNSVVEEPEFTDVIQNVTVPAGRSVRLACSVKNLGSFKVAWMHFEQSAILTVHNHVITRNPRVSVTHDKHRTWFLHISDVREEDRGRYMCQINTVTAKTQFGYLHVVVPPTIDDSLSSSDVIVREGANVTLTCRANGSPKPTIKWKRDDNSKISITKGHSVSEWEGEVLEMARISRLDMGAYLCIASNGVPPTVSKRVKVSVDFPPMLWIPHQLVGAPLYYNVTLECFTEAHPTSLNYWTRDDGYMIHESSKYHMENTLGAPAYKTHMRLLIRNIVTEDYGTYKCVAKNPRGESDGTIRLYTSSPPTTTPDPRALTVPPPSRPPRKDTPHVDKGTKYQSNLNEIDKGKQKTDEGGGKSHLNWVGGASQVTGYADWRRSQGWILILLVILPHL